One Alligator mississippiensis isolate rAllMis1 chromosome 1, rAllMis1, whole genome shotgun sequence genomic window carries:
- the SERINC1 gene encoding serine incorporator 1, whose amino-acid sequence MGGVLGLCSVASWIPCLCGSTPCLLCRCCPSGNNSTITRLTYAFFLLLGVSVACVMLIPGMEEQLKKIPGFCDGGIGTALPGVHGHVNCDVLVGYKAVYRVCFGLAMFFLLFSLLMIKVKSSSDPRAAVHNGFWFFKFATAVAISVGAFFIPEGPFTTVWFYVGMAGAFCFILIQLVLLIDFAHSWNESWVEKMEEGNSRCWYAALLSATAINYLLSLVAIILFYVYYTHPEGCSENKAFISVNMLLCIGASVMSILPKIQESQPRSGLLQSSVITIYTMYLTWSAMTNEPDRKCNPSLLSIIGYNTTTVPSQNQVVQWWDAQGIVGLILFLLCVLYSSIRTSNNSQVNKLTLTSDESTLIEDGVPRSDGSLDDGDGVHRAIDNERDGVTYSYSFFHFMLFLASLYIMMTLTNWYSPDSSYETMTSKWPSVWVKISSSWIGIVLYVWTLVAPLVLTNRDFD is encoded by the exons ATGGGCGGCGTCCTGGGCCTCTGCTCCGTGGCCAGCTGG ATACCATGCCTGTGCGGCAGTACTCCATGTTTGCTGTGTCGATGCTGCCCCAGTGGAAACAACTCTACCATAACAAGACTGACTTATGCTTTCTTTTTGCTCCTCGGAGTGAGTGTTGCCTGTGTGATGTTAATACCAGGCATGGAAGAACAGCTGAAGAAG ATTCCTGGTTTTTGTGATGGAGGGATCGGAACAGCTCTTCCTGGTGTGCATGGCCATGTGAATTGCGATGTCTTAGTTGGATACAAAGCAGTGTATCGTGTGTGCTTTGGTTTGGCAATGTTCTTCCTTCTGTTCTCCTTATTGATGATCAAGGTGAAGAGCAGCAGTGATCCAAGAGCGGCAGTGCACAATGG ATTCTGGTTCTTTAAGTTTGCTACAGCAGTAGCAATTAGTGTTGGGGCTTTTTTTATCCCAGAGGGACCTTTTACTACTG TGTGGTTTTACGTAGGCATGGCTGGTGCCTTCTGCTTCATTCTTATTCAGCTGGTCTTGCTTATtgattttgcccactcctggaaTGAATCTTGGGTTgaaaaaatggaggaaggaaatTCAAGATGCTGGTATGCAG CTTTGCTGTCAGCTACGGCTATAAATTATCTGCTGTCTCTGGTAGCTATCATCCTGTTTTATGTTTATTACACTCATCCAGAAGGCTGCTCTGAAAATAAAGCATTCATCAGTGTTAATATGCTGCTTTGTATTGGTGCCTCTGTAATGTCAATTTTGCCTAAGATTCAG GAATCTCAGCCAAGATCTGGTTTGCTGCAGTCTTCAGTGATCACAATTTATACAATGTACTTAACCTGGTCAGCTATGACCAATGAACCAG ACAGGAAGTGCAATCCAAGCTTGCTCAGCATAATTGGTTACAACACCACCACTGTTCCAAGCCAAAATCAGGTCGTCCAATGGTGGGATGCCCAAGGAATTGTAGGGCTTATTTTGTTTCTGCTGTGTGTCCTCTATTCAAG CATCCGGACATCCAATAACAGCCAGGTTAACAAACTGACACTAACCAGTGATGAATCCACGCTGATAGAAGATGGAGTACCCAGAAGTGATGGCTCCCTTGATGATGGAGATGGTGTCCATCGAGCCATAGACAATGAAAGGGATGGAGTTACATATAGTTACTCCTTCTTTCATTTCATGCTTTTCTTGGCCTCGCTGTATATCATGATGACTCTCACCAACTGGTACAG TCCCGACTCCTCCTATGAGACGATGACTAGTAAGTGGCCATCAGTCTGGGTGAAGATCTCTTCCAGCTGGATTGGGATTGTGCTGTATGTGTGGACTCTGGTTGCTCCGCTGGTTCTTACAAACCGTGACTTTGACTGA